The Lutibacter profundi genome includes a region encoding these proteins:
- a CDS encoding integrase core domain-containing protein — protein MPWKETTTMEQKIEFICEWRTGKYTITELCKNFEISRPTAYKLINRFEKQGFEGLKEQSRTPKEHPNATKENIVDGILKLKKKHPRWGAKKINKLLFNDFTENEIPSVVTVHNILKRHGLVCPQKRLRRVKPVYPIFDPKVCNEVWSADYKGKFLMGNKVYCHPLTIADSKSRFLFTAKGHYKETLKYAKAEFTKVFRKYGIPKQLHTDNGSPFGSVRAIQRFTQLSYWFIELGITPVFSDPAHPEQNGRHERMHRDLKAACAKPSAYDLKAQQRRLNHFVKEYNHIRPHEALGMETPASMHNFSTRPFPEKIPNFDYNSNLKILKVTQNGAIRWKSYYWVYLTAALKGKYVGIEDLGNGIWKVFYRDVFLGFFNETQLRNKEKSIRLETNLV, from the coding sequence ATGCCTTGGAAAGAAACAACAACTATGGAACAAAAAATTGAATTTATTTGTGAATGGAGAACTGGAAAATACACCATCACAGAATTATGTAAAAACTTTGAAATCTCAAGACCCACCGCCTATAAGTTAATAAATAGGTTTGAAAAACAAGGTTTTGAAGGCTTAAAAGAGCAATCAAGAACTCCCAAGGAACATCCAAATGCGACAAAGGAAAATATTGTTGATGGGATACTTAAATTAAAGAAAAAACACCCACGATGGGGAGCTAAAAAAATCAATAAACTATTGTTTAACGATTTTACAGAAAATGAGATTCCCTCGGTGGTTACTGTTCACAACATACTCAAAAGACACGGTTTAGTATGCCCTCAAAAAAGGTTAAGAAGAGTCAAACCTGTATATCCTATTTTTGATCCAAAAGTGTGTAATGAAGTATGGAGTGCAGATTACAAAGGAAAGTTTTTAATGGGTAATAAAGTGTATTGTCACCCACTGACCATTGCTGATTCTAAAAGTAGATTTTTATTCACAGCTAAAGGACATTATAAAGAAACTTTAAAGTACGCAAAGGCTGAATTTACAAAGGTTTTTAGGAAATATGGAATCCCTAAACAACTCCACACAGACAACGGAAGTCCCTTTGGGTCTGTTCGTGCTATTCAACGATTTACACAACTCTCCTATTGGTTTATTGAACTTGGAATTACACCCGTTTTTTCTGACCCAGCACACCCAGAACAAAACGGAAGACACGAACGTATGCATCGCGATTTAAAAGCGGCTTGTGCCAAACCTTCAGCCTATGACTTAAAAGCACAACAAAGACGTTTAAATCACTTTGTAAAAGAATATAATCACATAAGACCTCACGAAGCCTTAGGGATGGAAACACCTGCTTCAATGCATAACTTTTCCACCAGACCTTTTCCTGAAAAAATACCTAACTTTGACTATAATTCAAATCTCAAAATTTTAAAAGTAACTCAAAATGGAGCAATCAGATGGAAGTCGTATTATTGGGTATATTTAACAGCAGCTTTAAAAGGAAAATACGTAGGTATTGAAGATTTAGGTAATGGAATTTGGAAAGTCTTTTATAGAGACGTATTTTTAGGTTTCTTTAATGAAACACAATTAAGAAATAAAGAAAAGTCAATAAGGTTAGAAACTAATTTAGTGTAA
- a CDS encoding Fic family protein — translation MESEKLKKLPLIQDIETKKVLKKLASAHRALAELKGIVSSIPNENILINTLGLQEAKDSSAIENIITTHDDIFKAELNLEGFKSLNAKEVQNYISALKKGFGLITKNKILTNNDIIVIQSELEKNNAGFRKVPGTALKNATTGEIVYTPPQDYETILDLMTNLEQYINDESMSKFDTLVKMTIIHYQFESIHPFYDGNGRTGRIINVLYLVMNDLLNLPILYLSRYIIEHKADYYKLLQEVRETDNWENWVLYMLDSIEQISNETIILIGKIRDLIYEYKNLLRNNYKFYSQDLLNNLFKHPYTKIEFIENDLGVSRITASKYLNRLAKDKVLKKQKLGTGNYYINEKLIKILTLKK, via the coding sequence ATGGAATCTGAAAAACTAAAAAAATTACCTCTTATACAAGATATTGAAACTAAAAAAGTTCTTAAGAAATTAGCTTCAGCTCACAGAGCATTAGCCGAGTTAAAAGGAATTGTTTCAAGCATTCCGAATGAAAATATTTTAATCAATACTTTAGGTCTTCAAGAGGCTAAAGACAGTTCTGCAATTGAAAATATTATAACAACTCACGATGACATATTTAAAGCTGAATTAAATCTTGAAGGTTTCAAATCATTAAATGCCAAAGAAGTTCAAAATTATATCTCCGCACTAAAAAAAGGGTTTGGATTAATTACAAAAAATAAAATTTTAACTAATAATGATATTATTGTAATACAATCTGAATTAGAGAAAAATAATGCTGGATTTAGAAAAGTTCCTGGGACAGCTTTGAAAAATGCAACAACCGGAGAAATTGTATACACACCGCCACAAGATTATGAGACAATTCTAGATTTAATGACAAATTTAGAGCAATACATCAATGATGAAAGTATGTCTAAATTTGACACATTAGTTAAAATGACTATAATTCATTACCAATTTGAGAGTATTCACCCTTTTTATGATGGAAATGGAAGAACTGGACGAATTATTAATGTATTATATTTAGTAATGAACGATTTACTAAATTTACCTATTCTATATTTAAGTCGCTACATTATTGAGCACAAAGCAGACTATTATAAACTTTTACAGGAAGTTAGAGAAACTGATAATTGGGAAAATTGGGTGTTATATATGTTAGATAGCATTGAGCAAATCTCAAATGAGACAATTATACTTATTGGAAAAATAAGAGATTTGATATACGAATATAAAAACTTGTTGAGAAATAATTATAAATTTTATAGTCAAGACTTATTAAACAATTTATTCAAACATCCATATACAAAAATTGAATTTATTGAGAACGATTTAGGGGTTTCGAGAATTACAGCTTCAAAATATCTTAATAGATTAGCAAAAGACAAAGTGCTTAAAAAACAAAAATTAGGAACAGGAAATTATTACATTAATGAGAAATTAATTAAAATTCTAACTCTTAAAAAATAA